Sequence from the Angustibacter luteus genome:
CCAGGTGGAAGAGCACCTCGGAGTCCGTCGTCCCCTTGATGTGCGGGTAGAGCGACGGGTCGACGGCGAACGTCAGGTCGCGCTTGACCGCGTCGAAGTCGGCCAGCCCACCGTTGTGCATGAAGAGCCAGTTCTCGTACCGGAACGGGTGGCAGTTCGTCTGCTGGATCGGGGGGCCGGCCGCGGCCCGGACGTGGCTGAAGAACAACGGGGACTCGATGGCCCGGCTCAGCTCGCGCAGGTTCTGGTCGTTCCAGGCGGGCTCGATGCTGTGGAAGAGGGCGGGGGTCCCGGTCGCGCCCGCGTCGCCCGAGTACCACCCCAGGCCGAAGCCGTCGCCGTTCACCGGCTCGGCACCCAGCGGCGAGTTCAGCGACTGGGCGACCAGCGAGTGCTGGGTGTCGAGGACGAGCGTGGCCGGTCGCAGCGGTTCCCCGGAGTAGGCGAGCCATCGGCACACCGGATCAGCCGACCGTCGAGTCCGGCGTGAGCCGGTGGTCCGCGGCGATCAGGTCGGCCGCGCGCTCGCCGATCATGATCGTGGCCGCGTTGGTGTTGCCGCTGACCACGGTGGGCATGACGCTCGCGTCGGCGACCCGCAGCCCGGCGACGCCGAGCACCCGCAGCTCGGCGTCCACCACGCTGCCGATCCGGCACGTCGACGTCTCGTGGTAGACGGTCAGTGCGTAGTGCCGGGCCAGGTCCTCGAGCAGCGCGTCGCTCGGGGCCTCCCCCGCCTGGTGCCCGTGGGCGACGGCCAGGGCCGGCGGCACCATGAGCGCGCCGAGGCCGTCGCCCGGCCAGTGGTCGACGATCTCCAGCGCGCGCCGCATCACCGCGACCATGACGGTGACGTCGTGCGGGTCGGCGAAGTAGTTCAGGTCGATCACCGGGGCGTCGGCCACGTCGGAGCTGGCCAGCCGGACCTCGCCCTCGGAGTGCGGCTGCACGGGGTTGGGCAGGACGACGACGGTCTGGGCCGTGGGCGAGAGCGCCGACTCGGGATCGGGGAAGAAGGCCGCTGGGTCGACCCGGAACACGTGGCGCCAGATGTCCGGCGTGTACCCGCAGGCGAGCAGCCCGATCTGCGCGTCGTGGGTGTGCGGGTCGCCGAGCC
This genomic interval carries:
- a CDS encoding class II glutamine amidotransferase; translation: MCRWLAYSGEPLRPATLVLDTQHSLVAQSLNSPLGAEPVNGDGFGLGWYSGDAGATGTPALFHSIEPAWNDQNLRELSRAIESPLFFSHVRAAAGPPIQQTNCHPFRYENWLFMHNGGLADFDAVKRDLTFAVDPSLYPHIKGTTDSEVLFHLALTLGLRDDPVAAMTKTIRMAEEVGHAHHVPFPVQGTFAVSDGTTLWAFRYSSQGRSRTLFHSADVATLQEMYPEVERLRAFGPHAHVVVSEPLNDLPGVFLEVPESTVAVLDGSGYHHRPFLAAD